In Methanolacinia paynteri, the DNA window ATTCTGCCTCCAAAATTTTATTTATAGGTCTCTTCGAGTTTTGCTTTGCCGTAAGCATAGGCAGGCATTCCTGAGAGCAGGAATGCAACACGAAGGCCTTCTTCAATCTCTTCTTTCTTTACTCCAAGCTTCTTTGCACCTGCAATTTGTGCCTGTACAGCATGCTCGTCACGAAGCGCTGCGGCAATTGAAATGGCGATAACCTTCTTGGTCTGCCTTGAAAGTGCACCGTCGTCCCATATCAGGTTGTCGAGCGCCAGTATTTTGTCATGAAGCTCGGGATTGTTCTCGGCAAGCTCCCTGAAGATTACGGGGATCTTACCGATCTTCTTTTCCAAATCATTCATATCTGACATCTTTCACTCCTCCTGGAGAGTCATAGGTTCGCCGCAGCAGACAAGTTCGCCGCCGCCGACTTCAATAACTTTCACTACATTGCCGCATATTTCGCAGACAAATACCTCTCCTTCGCTCTTTACATTTACCATAATATCACCTCATTCTGATTATTTTCTCTCAGGAGGATTCTTTACGTCCTCCGGAGTATTAATATCAGGGCGAATATGAGTTA includes these proteins:
- a CDS encoding desulfoferrodoxin FeS4 iron-binding domain-containing protein, which encodes MVNVKSEGEVFVCEICGNVVKVIEVGGGELVCCGEPMTLQEE
- a CDS encoding carboxymuconolactone decarboxylase family protein, which gives rise to MSDMNDLEKKIGKIPVIFRELAENNPELHDKILALDNLIWDDGALSRQTKKVIAISIAAALRDEHAVQAQIAGAKKLGVKKEEIEEGLRVAFLLSGMPAYAYGKAKLEETYK